A window of Rubricoccus marinus contains these coding sequences:
- a CDS encoding FG-GAP-like repeat-containing protein, translating to MRFLSPVLAVLFASGAMAQAPQVASLSPSPGLVVAERDADIVVTFDRALDAATISEASVRVFGRWSGVARGTLQLENGRRRVRFSPSRPFMAGETVTVSVSREVTSGGVALASGFEAQFWTRAGYRSDTYAVGEWIDIRQPGEGSIISYGAYAGDLDGDGDSDLAVPNELPADVRVFLNDGSGGYGEFTVHALPNGNWPSPSEGADLDHDGAIDLVVGNGNNDMLSVLMGDGEGAFSSVASYPTTGNAVRGIAVVDADGDGHDDVVTTNRDTHNMSLFMGRGDGTFSAPVTLDPGGRGATALASGDANGDGILDLFVGAINSREVILMLGDGAGGFTVADRVTTSGAPWMLAAGDLDGDGDVDVVSAGSYDDVVDVVLSDGATLRAGASLPSGTFTIAVDLGDLDGDGDLDLVSSNYNSGDFVVYAGDGAGGFTERQRLAIDGAGSCAVLHDRDGDGVLDITAIDEINDRLYFVQHVSTPGTEPEPEAAVRIALASANPASGDVRVRLQAEAGRSARVTVSDVLGREVAVLHDGPASGERTLTWRADAAPGLYLVRMEASSGDSGLVRVVRL from the coding sequence ATGCGTTTTCTCTCCCCCGTCCTCGCCGTCCTGTTCGCCTCTGGCGCGATGGCGCAGGCGCCCCAGGTCGCGTCCCTCTCGCCCAGCCCTGGCCTCGTGGTCGCGGAGCGCGACGCGGACATCGTGGTCACCTTTGACCGGGCGCTGGACGCGGCCACCATCAGCGAGGCGTCCGTCCGCGTGTTCGGACGGTGGTCCGGCGTCGCCAGAGGCACGCTCCAACTGGAAAACGGCCGTCGCCGCGTGCGCTTCTCGCCCTCGCGGCCGTTTATGGCGGGCGAAACCGTCACGGTCTCGGTCTCGCGAGAGGTCACCTCTGGCGGCGTGGCGCTCGCCAGCGGCTTCGAGGCGCAGTTCTGGACGCGCGCCGGCTACCGCTCGGACACCTACGCAGTGGGGGAGTGGATTGACATCCGCCAGCCCGGCGAGGGCAGCATCATCTCCTACGGCGCCTACGCCGGCGATCTGGACGGCGACGGGGACTCGGACCTCGCGGTCCCCAACGAGCTTCCCGCCGACGTGCGCGTGTTCCTCAACGACGGGAGCGGCGGCTATGGCGAGTTCACGGTCCATGCGCTCCCCAACGGCAACTGGCCCAGTCCCAGCGAGGGCGCAGATCTCGACCACGATGGCGCGATTGACCTGGTGGTGGGCAACGGCAACAACGACATGTTGAGCGTGCTCATGGGCGACGGTGAAGGCGCGTTCTCCAGCGTCGCCTCGTATCCCACCACGGGCAACGCCGTGCGCGGAATCGCGGTGGTGGACGCGGACGGAGACGGCCACGACGACGTTGTAACGACCAACCGCGACACCCACAACATGAGCCTGTTCATGGGCCGCGGCGATGGCACGTTCAGCGCTCCCGTCACGCTCGATCCCGGCGGAAGAGGCGCCACGGCCCTGGCCTCTGGCGATGCCAACGGCGACGGCATCCTGGACCTCTTCGTCGGCGCCATCAACTCGCGCGAGGTGATTCTCATGCTCGGCGACGGCGCAGGCGGCTTCACCGTCGCGGACCGCGTCACCACCTCTGGCGCGCCGTGGATGCTCGCCGCAGGCGACCTCGACGGCGACGGCGACGTCGACGTGGTCTCGGCCGGTTCCTACGACGACGTGGTCGACGTCGTGCTCAGCGACGGCGCGACGCTGCGGGCCGGCGCCTCGCTGCCCTCCGGCACGTTCACGATCGCCGTGGATCTCGGCGACCTGGACGGCGACGGCGACCTCGACCTCGTCTCCAGCAACTACAACTCCGGCGACTTCGTGGTCTATGCCGGCGACGGCGCGGGCGGCTTTACCGAGCGCCAGAGGCTCGCCATTGACGGCGCGGGCTCTTGCGCCGTCCTCCACGACCGCGACGGCGACGGCGTGCTGGACATCACCGCCATCGACGAGATCAACGACCGGCTCTACTTCGTGCAGCACGTCAGCACGCCGGGAACCGAGCCCGAGCCCGAGGCCGCCGTGCGGATCGCGCTCGCGAGCGCGAACCCGGCCTCTGGCGACGTGCGCGTGCGGCTCCAGGCCGAAGCCGGCCGGAGCGCCCGCGTCACGGTTTCCGACGTGCTCGGCCGCGAGGTCGCCGTCCTCCACGACGGACCGGCCTCTGGCGAGCGCACACTCACGTGGCGCGCCGACGCCGCGCCGGGACTATACCTCGTACGGATGGAGGCATCCTCTGGCGATAGCGGACTGGTCCGCGTCGTGCGTCTCTAG
- a CDS encoding DUF3047 domain-containing protein, translated as MTTRRFLLLALPFLLVGFTASQSDFIVAAFTGMQAGGEINGWEPLTLGDAGETTYTLIEDGGDVVVKAEANDSASGLIRRVEADLNDFPVMSWRWKVDGMIPGGDVRRKGGDDYPARIYVTFDYDPSDLSFGDRLKYRALRALGYDDIPVRALNYIWANKDSETQIVPNAYTDWVQMVPVESGAAKAGVWQTAQRNVLEDYRAAFGEEPPKINGIAIMTDADNTGKSATAYFGDIRLLAE; from the coding sequence ATGACGACCCGACGCTTTCTCCTCCTCGCGCTTCCGTTTCTCTTGGTCGGCTTTACCGCCTCGCAGTCCGACTTCATCGTCGCGGCCTTTACCGGCATGCAGGCGGGAGGCGAGATCAACGGCTGGGAACCGCTCACGCTGGGCGACGCCGGTGAGACGACCTATACACTGATCGAGGACGGCGGCGACGTTGTGGTCAAAGCCGAGGCCAACGATTCCGCCTCCGGCCTGATCCGCCGCGTCGAGGCAGACCTGAACGACTTCCCCGTGATGTCCTGGCGGTGGAAAGTGGACGGCATGATCCCCGGCGGCGACGTCCGCCGTAAAGGCGGCGACGACTACCCCGCGCGCATCTACGTCACGTTCGATTACGACCCCTCGGACCTCTCCTTCGGTGACCGCCTGAAGTACCGCGCGCTCCGCGCCCTCGGCTACGACGACATCCCCGTTCGCGCGCTCAACTACATCTGGGCCAACAAGGACAGCGAGACGCAGATCGTCCCGAATGCCTACACGGACTGGGTTCAGATGGTGCCGGTCGAGAGTGGCGCCGCCAAAGCGGGCGTGTGGCAGACTGCCCAGCGCAACGTGCTGGAGGACTACCGCGCCGCGTTCGGCGAGGAGCCGCCCAAGATCAACGGCATCGCCATCATGACCGATGCTGACAACACCGGCAAGAGCGCGACGGCGTACTTCGGCGACATCCGCCTGCTCGCGGAGTAG
- a CDS encoding pyridoxamine 5'-phosphate oxidase family protein, translated as MSDMSRSEAVSKLADIISDHRFAMLTTIDTDGAPWNRPMGLQDPGEFDGTLYLFTGKDSEKVAHIERNPKVSVAFSKPDDQEYVTMTGTARVTHDMAKIKEHWSPSVRAWFPDGPDDENLRLIEVDVDRAEYWDSPASVVAHVYSLAKAMITGEPADDVGENEKVSL; from the coding sequence ATGTCCGACATGTCCCGCAGCGAAGCCGTTTCCAAGCTCGCCGACATCATCTCCGACCATCGCTTCGCGATGCTCACCACCATCGACACCGACGGCGCACCGTGGAACCGCCCTATGGGCCTCCAGGACCCCGGCGAGTTCGACGGCACGCTCTACCTCTTCACCGGCAAGGACAGCGAGAAGGTGGCTCACATCGAGCGCAACCCAAAGGTCAGCGTCGCCTTTTCCAAGCCCGATGACCAGGAGTACGTCACCATGACGGGCACGGCCCGCGTCACGCACGACATGGCGAAGATCAAGGAGCACTGGTCGCCCTCGGTCCGCGCGTGGTTTCCAGATGGCCCGGACGACGAGAACCTCCGCCTGATCGAGGTCGACGTGGACCGCGCGGAGTACTGGGACTCCCCCGCCTCCGTCGTCGCGCACGTGTACAGCCTCGCGAAAGCGATGATCACCGGCGAGCCCGCCGACGACGTGGGCGAAAACGAGAAGGTCAGCCTGTAG
- the lpdA gene encoding dihydrolipoyl dehydrogenase: MATYDVIVIGSGPGGYETAIRAHQLGLSVAIVEKDKLGGVCLNVGCIPTKALLKSAEVASMMSHIEDYGFSATGPTPTPDWGEVVKRSRGVANKMNGGVGFLMKKNKVDVHMGKATLLGGGKVKVEPSTDMDGKEVGQAETLEGKHIIIATGARAREIPPLPLDGKKVIAYREAMMQTERPEKMVIVGAGAIGVEFAYVYHNMGTEVTIIEVQDRLVPVEDRDVSKELTRAYKKMGVKVMTDAQVQSVDTSGDGCVVTVKTKKGEETIECDQVLSAVGVVGNTEGFGLDDIGVKHERGQIAVDEFYRTNVPNVYAIGDVVGGPWLAHVASHEGVVCVEAIAHAEGKLDHAPHAIDYNNVPGCTYCLPEVASVGYTEEAAKEAGYDVLVGKFPFAASGKAAAIGDQTGFVKVIVDKKYGEVLGGHIIGRNATEMIAEIVTARALETTAHEVAEAMHPHPTLSEAVMEAFRDAHGWAINA, from the coding sequence ATGGCGACCTACGACGTCATCGTCATCGGTTCGGGCCCCGGCGGCTACGAGACCGCGATCCGCGCCCACCAACTCGGCCTTTCCGTGGCCATCGTCGAGAAAGACAAGCTCGGCGGCGTGTGCCTCAACGTCGGGTGCATCCCGACCAAAGCCCTCCTCAAGAGCGCCGAGGTGGCGAGCATGATGAGCCACATCGAGGACTACGGGTTCTCGGCCACAGGCCCGACGCCCACGCCCGATTGGGGCGAGGTCGTCAAGCGTTCGCGCGGGGTGGCGAACAAGATGAACGGCGGCGTCGGCTTCCTGATGAAGAAGAACAAGGTCGATGTCCACATGGGCAAGGCGACCCTTCTCGGCGGCGGCAAGGTCAAGGTGGAGCCCTCCACCGACATGGACGGCAAGGAGGTCGGCCAGGCCGAGACCCTTGAGGGCAAGCACATCATCATCGCGACCGGCGCCCGCGCCCGCGAGATCCCGCCGCTGCCGCTCGACGGCAAAAAGGTCATCGCCTACCGCGAGGCCATGATGCAGACCGAGCGCCCGGAGAAGATGGTCATCGTCGGCGCCGGCGCCATCGGCGTCGAGTTCGCGTACGTGTACCACAACATGGGGACCGAGGTCACCATCATCGAGGTGCAGGACCGCCTGGTGCCCGTCGAGGACCGCGACGTGTCCAAAGAGCTCACGCGCGCCTACAAGAAGATGGGCGTCAAGGTGATGACGGATGCCCAGGTCCAGAGCGTCGACACCTCTGGCGACGGCTGCGTGGTCACGGTCAAGACCAAGAAGGGTGAGGAGACGATCGAGTGCGATCAGGTGCTCTCCGCCGTCGGCGTCGTGGGCAACACCGAGGGCTTTGGCCTGGACGACATCGGCGTGAAGCACGAGCGCGGCCAGATCGCGGTCGACGAGTTCTACCGCACCAACGTGCCCAACGTCTACGCCATCGGCGACGTGGTCGGCGGCCCGTGGCTGGCACACGTGGCGAGCCACGAGGGCGTCGTCTGCGTCGAGGCCATCGCGCATGCCGAGGGCAAGCTGGACCACGCTCCGCACGCCATCGACTACAACAACGTCCCCGGCTGCACCTACTGCTTGCCCGAGGTGGCGAGCGTCGGCTACACCGAGGAGGCCGCGAAGGAGGCCGGCTACGACGTGCTCGTCGGCAAATTCCCCTTCGCCGCCAGCGGCAAGGCCGCAGCCATCGGCGACCAGACCGGCTTCGTGAAGGTCATCGTGGACAAGAAGTACGGCGAGGTGCTCGGAGGCCACATCATCGGCCGCAACGCGACCGAGATGATCGCCGAGATCGTGACGGCGCGCGCGCTGGAGACGACGGCGCACGAGGTCGCCGAGGCCATGCACCCGCATCCGACGCTGAGCGAGGCGGTCATGGAGGCCTTCCGCGACGCGCACGGCTGGGCCATCAACGCCTAA
- a CDS encoding EutN/CcmL family microcompartment protein, whose protein sequence is MRLCRVTGSVVASQKSDQLHARKLLLVAPLAADGSLLDGAAEDVALDPGLSAGVGDAVLVAKEGAVVAQLLDADAPPEALPTPANVVIIAVVDEWEADGQLAR, encoded by the coding sequence ATGCGTCTCTGCCGAGTCACCGGATCCGTCGTCGCGTCCCAGAAGAGCGACCAGCTACATGCCCGCAAGCTTCTGCTCGTCGCGCCTCTGGCGGCAGACGGCTCCCTGCTAGACGGCGCGGCAGAGGACGTCGCGCTCGACCCCGGCCTGAGCGCGGGCGTGGGGGACGCCGTCCTCGTGGCCAAAGAGGGCGCCGTCGTGGCGCAGCTCCTCGACGCCGACGCCCCCCCGGAGGCCCTTCCGACGCCCGCGAACGTGGTCATCATCGCGGTCGTGGACGAGTGGGAAGCCGACGGGCAGCTGGCGCGGTAA
- a CDS encoding type II toxin-antitoxin system Phd/YefM family antitoxin → MYSTRGIEAIATVTELRSRTSALIDQAAGLETGIMIQKNNEPVAVLVGYSKYMELYELEKKTRAKAKKK, encoded by the coding sequence ATGTACAGCACACGCGGAATTGAGGCTATCGCCACCGTGACCGAATTGCGGTCACGAACGTCCGCCCTTATCGATCAGGCTGCCGGCCTTGAAACTGGCATCATGATCCAGAAAAACAACGAGCCGGTGGCCGTACTCGTCGGCTACTCGAAGTACATGGAGCTCTACGAGTTGGAGAAGAAGACTCGCGCCAAGGCCAAGAAGAAGTAG
- a CDS encoding ATP-binding protein codes for MADTQTADPLAHYPEWARNLARRYFTKTINQFVLHGNVRDLVRTIDEKDQTAYVPLRQFLSEDLFAGRDVVLFYDRSHGIHFADPASRADFNRALSGYDTIFGTEYAKKMPKDPARVFALLDNYIRLRLADGKRIAVVVDYAETIIPMTEAASYSAEDRTALVYLQKWSHDPILLEADFSLVLITENLTDLNRQFIQSPYNAELEITLPDADQRSSFLDSFLGTGGRRQRYEALSDVPPVALSQNTAGLGYVQLRTILADVIENERRMTFEALSEKKKELIEAEAYGLLEFVETDYTLKMVAGHSEAKAHLRAAADAIRKGRPDVMPMGYLVSGPVGTGKTFLITTFAGEIGIPMVKLKNFRSQWQGVTEGNLEKILTLLRAMNPVAVMIDEADAALGDRSASGDSGVSSRVFGQIAQAMSDTRFRGKIIWFLVTARPDLMPVDLKRQGRAEEHIGLFYPSTREDRVELLEVMMKKTGVRVALSDVPDALLDGERTYSGADMEALLTRAKFRATTDLAEFLAADNGDAAAATPAAEASGAEPTDNAAPGGDGAAPEAAPAEPAPKKPSPAEAEEGTVSGEVLAAVVEDFVPPTYPLQVELQNLVAVMECTSRSMLPERFRGLDREATVRRIEELKRLIGER; via the coding sequence ATGGCCGACACCCAGACTGCTGATCCTCTTGCGCACTACCCCGAGTGGGCGCGCAACCTCGCCCGCCGGTACTTCACCAAGACGATCAACCAGTTCGTGCTCCACGGCAACGTGCGGGACTTGGTGCGCACGATCGACGAGAAGGACCAGACGGCTTACGTGCCGCTACGGCAGTTCCTCTCCGAAGACCTGTTCGCGGGCCGCGATGTCGTCTTGTTCTACGACCGCTCCCACGGCATCCACTTCGCGGACCCGGCCTCCCGCGCCGACTTCAACCGGGCGCTCAGCGGATACGACACCATCTTCGGCACGGAGTACGCCAAGAAGATGCCCAAGGACCCGGCGCGCGTCTTTGCCCTGCTGGACAACTACATCCGCCTGCGGCTCGCCGACGGCAAGCGCATCGCGGTCGTCGTCGACTACGCCGAAACCATCATCCCGATGACCGAGGCGGCGAGCTACTCCGCCGAGGACCGGACGGCGCTGGTCTACCTCCAGAAGTGGTCCCACGACCCCATCCTGCTGGAAGCCGACTTCTCGCTCGTGCTCATCACGGAGAACCTGACCGACCTCAACCGGCAGTTTATCCAGAGCCCCTACAACGCCGAGTTAGAGATCACTCTGCCCGACGCCGATCAGCGCAGCAGCTTCTTGGACTCGTTCCTCGGCACCGGCGGCCGGCGCCAGAGGTACGAAGCCCTCTCCGACGTGCCCCCCGTGGCGCTCTCGCAGAACACGGCCGGCCTGGGCTACGTGCAGCTCCGCACGATCCTGGCGGACGTGATCGAGAACGAGCGCCGCATGACGTTCGAGGCGCTGAGCGAGAAGAAAAAGGAGCTCATCGAGGCCGAGGCCTATGGCTTGCTGGAGTTCGTGGAAACGGACTACACGCTCAAGATGGTCGCCGGTCACAGCGAGGCCAAGGCGCACCTCCGCGCCGCCGCCGATGCCATCCGCAAGGGCCGCCCCGACGTGATGCCGATGGGCTACCTCGTGAGCGGCCCCGTTGGCACGGGCAAGACGTTCCTGATCACCACCTTCGCGGGCGAGATCGGGATTCCGATGGTCAAGCTCAAGAACTTCCGTTCGCAGTGGCAGGGCGTGACCGAGGGCAACCTGGAGAAGATCCTGACGCTGCTCCGCGCGATGAACCCCGTCGCGGTCATGATCGACGAGGCCGACGCCGCGCTCGGCGACCGCAGCGCCTCTGGCGACAGCGGCGTGTCCAGCCGCGTGTTCGGCCAGATCGCGCAGGCGATGAGCGACACCCGCTTCCGTGGCAAGATCATCTGGTTCCTCGTGACGGCCCGGCCGGACCTCATGCCGGTCGACCTCAAGCGGCAGGGTCGCGCCGAGGAGCACATCGGCCTCTTCTATCCGTCCACGCGCGAGGACCGCGTGGAGCTGCTGGAGGTCATGATGAAGAAAACCGGCGTCAGAGTCGCCCTGTCCGACGTGCCCGACGCCCTGCTCGATGGGGAACGGACCTATTCCGGCGCCGACATGGAGGCGCTTCTCACGCGCGCCAAGTTCAGGGCCACCACGGACCTCGCCGAGTTCCTCGCGGCCGACAACGGCGACGCCGCTGCGGCGACGCCAGCGGCCGAGGCCTCTGGCGCGGAGCCGACCGATAACGCGGCGCCCGGCGGCGACGGGGCAGCGCCAGAGGCGGCGCCCGCCGAGCCGGCCCCGAAAAAACCCTCCCCCGCCGAAGCAGAAGAGGGCACGGTCTCAGGCGAGGTGCTCGCAGCCGTCGTGGAAGACTTCGTGCCTCCCACCTACCCGCTGCAGGTAGAGCTTCAAAACCTCGTGGCAGTCATGGAGTGCACAAGCCGCTCGATGCTGCCGGAGCGTTTCCGCGGGCTGGATCGCGAAGCGACCGTCCGGCGCATCGAAGAACTGAAGCGGCTCATCGGCGAACGATGA
- a CDS encoding PRC-barrel domain-containing protein, which produces MALVALSNTSDWELQFEDTQDVRGFRVLDQDGSDTGATVTDMIVDTDAERVTMIEVSDGKQYPAADISIGDGAIYVTGDYHVNEDGPTFTRYSEMEGYGTVRRRTT; this is translated from the coding sequence ATGGCACTCGTTGCCCTCTCCAACACATCCGACTGGGAACTCCAGTTCGAAGACACTCAAGACGTACGCGGCTTCCGCGTGCTTGACCAAGACGGCTCCGACACCGGCGCCACTGTTACCGACATGATCGTCGACACCGACGCTGAGCGCGTCACGATGATCGAAGTCAGCGACGGCAAGCAGTACCCCGCCGCGGACATCTCCATCGGCGACGGCGCGATCTACGTCACCGGCGATTACCACGTCAACGAGGACGGCCCCACGTTTACGCGCTACAGCGAGATGGAGGGCTACGGCACCGTCCGCCGCCGCACCACGTGA
- a CDS encoding metallophosphoesterase: MKYALYSLLALLAGLVLWGTVIEPRFLLDEAEVEAEVPFLPPSWDGQTVALLSDFQVGMWGGNVAMAQEAVETAIARGVSAALFAGDFVYSPDSSEVDRAVGIVRAFQEAGIPFVAVLGNHDYSLMDQSSEVDEATLSYLTAELRAAGATLLENEAVPLARGGDTLWVAGIGSVWAEKSEPASAMAGVPPEAARLVLMHNPESYRELRAGEAPLALAGHTHGGQIRLIPGRSDSWLDIVREGEVIADGWALDSLGAAGNRLYVTRGIGFSGAPVRINCRPELTLVTLRAARGDLPLRGPDA; this comes from the coding sequence ATGAAGTACGCACTCTACTCCCTTCTCGCCCTGCTGGCGGGGCTCGTCCTCTGGGGCACCGTGATCGAGCCGCGGTTCCTGCTCGACGAGGCCGAGGTGGAGGCCGAGGTCCCCTTTCTCCCGCCGTCGTGGGACGGGCAAACGGTGGCGCTGCTCTCGGACTTCCAGGTCGGGATGTGGGGCGGCAACGTGGCGATGGCGCAAGAGGCCGTGGAGACCGCCATCGCCAGAGGCGTCTCGGCGGCGCTCTTCGCCGGGGACTTCGTGTACAGCCCGGACTCGTCCGAGGTGGACCGCGCCGTCGGCATCGTGCGGGCCTTCCAGGAGGCAGGCATCCCGTTTGTCGCCGTGCTCGGCAACCACGACTACTCGCTCATGGACCAAAGCAGCGAGGTGGACGAAGCCACGCTGTCCTACCTCACCGCCGAGCTCCGGGCCGCTGGCGCGACGCTTCTCGAAAACGAGGCGGTGCCTCTGGCGCGAGGCGGCGACACGCTCTGGGTGGCGGGCATCGGGTCCGTGTGGGCGGAGAAAAGCGAGCCCGCGTCGGCGATGGCGGGCGTGCCGCCAGAGGCCGCGCGGCTGGTGCTGATGCATAATCCGGAGTCCTACCGCGAGCTGCGCGCGGGCGAGGCGCCGCTGGCGCTCGCGGGGCACACCCACGGAGGTCAGATTCGCCTCATCCCGGGGCGGTCAGATTCGTGGCTGGACATCGTGCGCGAGGGCGAGGTCATCGCGGACGGCTGGGCGCTGGACAGCCTGGGCGCGGCGGGGAACCGGCTCTACGTCACGCGCGGCATCGGCTTCTCGGGCGCGCCGGTGCGGATCAACTGCCGGCCCGAGCTCACGCTCGTCACGCTCCGTGCCGCCAGAGGCGACCTCCCCTTGCGCGGACCGGACGCCTGA
- a CDS encoding YdeI/OmpD-associated family protein — protein MEFDHAFLAPVLLTRGGMTPHKLPLPDSVAEALSDAPTRRMIGTINGEPFRQALHTSKTDGFQFLALSKARMKALDLEQGALVEVELSADPEPDRIDLGDELEAALATDAEARAVWDGLTPGLQRGIAYTVTSAKRAETRASRAADTVRRLREGTHERLKRRW, from the coding sequence ATGGAGTTCGACCACGCCTTTCTCGCGCCCGTGTTGCTCACGCGCGGCGGCATGACGCCGCACAAGCTTCCGCTCCCCGACAGCGTGGCCGAGGCGCTGAGCGACGCGCCGACGCGGCGCATGATTGGGACGATCAACGGCGAGCCGTTCCGGCAGGCGCTCCACACGAGCAAAACCGACGGCTTCCAGTTTCTCGCGCTCAGCAAGGCACGCATGAAGGCGCTGGACTTGGAGCAGGGCGCCCTTGTCGAGGTCGAGCTCAGCGCCGATCCCGAGCCCGACCGGATTGACCTCGGGGACGAACTGGAAGCGGCGCTCGCCACGGACGCGGAGGCCAGAGCCGTCTGGGACGGCCTCACGCCGGGCCTCCAGCGCGGCATCGCTTACACCGTCACCAGCGCCAAGCGCGCTGAGACGCGGGCCTCTCGCGCGGCCGACACGGTCCGCCGCCTGCGCGAGGGCACGCACGAGCGCCTAAAGCGCCGCTGGTAG
- a CDS encoding phage holin family protein translates to MKLLLRWLASALALLLVAYLLPGITVASWGAAFVGALVIGLVNAIIGPIVKLLTTPIRWLTLGLFTLVINAVLFWLAAEFVPGFDASGAVDVFLGALLYGIAASVLQSLFGAKKK, encoded by the coding sequence ATGAAGCTTCTCCTCCGCTGGCTCGCCAGCGCCCTCGCGCTCCTCCTCGTCGCCTACCTGCTGCCCGGCATCACGGTCGCCAGTTGGGGCGCCGCGTTTGTCGGCGCGCTCGTGATCGGCCTGGTCAACGCCATCATCGGCCCGATCGTCAAGCTGCTCACCACGCCGATCCGCTGGCTCACGCTGGGCCTGTTCACGCTCGTCATCAACGCCGTGCTGTTCTGGCTCGCCGCCGAATTCGTGCCCGGCTTCGACGCCTCTGGCGCGGTCGACGTGTTCCTCGGCGCGCTGCTCTACGGCATCGCGGCAAGTGTTCTCCAGAGCCTCTTCGGCGCGAAGAAGAAGTAG
- a CDS encoding GNAT family N-acetyltransferase translates to MTIRHARPSDLPALVEILNAAIAQRQNALLAPVSAGDRAGWLDAHPPEAYPLWVASGAMPSGELAEGETREVAGWCSLSPWRSGRGALAATAEISVYIAPGRQRQGVGTALLRHAIRHAPEVGIRTLLAIGLETNAASLALFTCEGFARWGALPDVAQFGSERVGQWILGRSVAP, encoded by the coding sequence ATGACGATCCGCCACGCCCGCCCCTCGGACCTCCCCGCGCTTGTCGAGATCCTCAACGCGGCCATCGCGCAACGGCAGAACGCGCTCCTGGCGCCGGTCTCCGCCGGCGACCGCGCGGGGTGGCTGGACGCGCACCCGCCAGAGGCCTACCCGCTTTGGGTCGCCTCTGGCGCGATGCCCTCTGGCGAGCTGGCCGAGGGCGAGACGCGCGAGGTCGCGGGCTGGTGCTCGCTCTCGCCGTGGCGCTCGGGCCGGGGCGCGCTCGCGGCGACAGCCGAGATCAGCGTGTACATCGCGCCGGGGCGCCAGAGGCAGGGCGTCGGGACCGCCCTCCTGCGCCACGCGATTCGGCACGCGCCAGAGGTCGGGATCCGCACGCTGCTCGCCATCGGGCTGGAGACGAACGCGGCCAGCCTCGCGCTTTTCACCTGCGAAGGCTTCGCGCGCTGGGGCGCGCTGCCGGACGTGGCGCAGTTCGGGAGCGAGCGGGTCGGGCAGTGGATCCTCGGCCGGAGTGTGGCGCCGTGA